In one Niallia taxi genomic region, the following are encoded:
- a CDS encoding FecCD family ABC transporter permease, protein MMSQPKRFIITISSLVVAIILVFFLSLNLGIIKISPAEVVQTILGNGTPQSTNILYNFRLPRMVIALLIGIGMAIAGAILQSVSRNALADPGIIGINAGAGFAVILYIFFFQGSSFSTGVASVFFMPFSALLGALIAAGLIYVIAWKDGVSPVRLVLVGIGINSAFAALIVIFQLMMDPRDFTQATIWITGSIWSASWDYVFAVLPWICIFVPIALYKSHKLNLLQLGENTAAGLGVPIEKERGILLFISVALAGACVSVGGGISFLGLIAPHLARRIIGPRHQALLPVAALIGAFLLLTADTIGKNLMATTEIPVGLVVSCLGAPYFIYLLIKD, encoded by the coding sequence ATGATGTCACAACCAAAACGCTTTATTATAACCATCTCAAGTCTAGTTGTAGCCATCATTCTTGTTTTCTTCCTCAGCCTGAATTTGGGTATTATTAAAATTTCACCGGCTGAGGTGGTGCAGACCATCCTTGGAAACGGAACACCACAAAGTACAAACATATTGTACAATTTCAGGTTGCCTCGGATGGTTATTGCCCTTTTAATTGGGATAGGTATGGCTATTGCCGGGGCAATCCTGCAAAGCGTCTCTCGTAACGCCCTGGCAGATCCAGGCATTATTGGCATAAATGCCGGAGCTGGCTTCGCTGTAATTTTATATATATTCTTCTTCCAAGGAAGCTCCTTTAGCACAGGGGTTGCATCTGTTTTTTTTATGCCCTTTTCTGCACTGCTTGGCGCATTAATTGCTGCTGGTCTTATATATGTAATCGCATGGAAGGACGGCGTCTCGCCAGTGCGCCTTGTACTAGTCGGAATCGGTATCAACTCTGCATTTGCTGCTTTAATAGTTATATTCCAGCTAATGATGGATCCAAGAGATTTCACACAAGCAACCATTTGGATTACAGGAAGCATTTGGAGTGCCAGCTGGGATTATGTTTTTGCAGTGCTCCCTTGGATTTGCATTTTTGTTCCAATAGCCCTTTATAAATCACATAAGCTAAATTTATTGCAGCTAGGCGAAAATACAGCAGCTGGACTTGGAGTTCCCATTGAAAAAGAAAGAGGCATCCTTCTGTTTATATCAGTTGCTCTCGCTGGAGCTTGTGTATCAGTTGGTGGGGGAATTTCCTTTCTAGGTTTAATAGCTCCACATCTTGCAAGAAGAATTATCGGTCCAAGACACCAAGCCCTCCTTCCAGTCGCAGCTTTAATAGGAGCATTTTTGCTGCTAACTGCCGACACGATAGGAAAAAACTTAATGGCAACAACAGAAATACCTGTAGGACTTGTTGTCTCCTGTCTTGGCGCACCATATTTCATTTATCTGCTTATTAAAGATTGA
- the acsA gene encoding acetate--CoA ligase: MKMEAFPPVEGNYNLQNYEEMYEKFQWDQAEEHFSWHTTGKVNLAYEAVDRHAEGSKKDKAALCYLSSTRNETYTFNDLKQMTNKAGNVLRMKADVKKGDRVFIFMPRSPELYFALLGVIKIGAIVGPLFEAFMEDAVRDRLYDSSAKVLITTPELLERVPVQDLPALETIFLIGENIEEKGQYVDFQKHFQDASAQLDIEWVERTDGLILHYTSGSTGKPKGVLHVHNAMIQHYQSAKWVLDLQEDDIYWCTADPGWVTGTSYGIFGPWLTGTTNIVAGGRFSPEGWYKTIESFGVTVWYSAPTSFRMLMAAGEPALKSHNLNSLRHVLSVGEPLNPEVIRWGQESFKKRIHDTWWMTETGAQLICNYPCMELRLGSMGKPLPGVEAAILDDEGNILPPNQMGNLAIKKGWPSLMHTIWNNQEKYDSYFPFSDWYVSGDSAYIDEEGYFWFQGRVDDVIMTAGERVGPFEVESKLIEHPAVAEAGVIGKPDPIRGEIIKAFIALNDGYTESDQLKEEIRQFVKTGLAAHSAPREIEYCQKIPKTRSGKIMRRVLKAWELGLPTGDLSTLDD; this comes from the coding sequence ATGAAAATGGAAGCGTTTCCACCTGTTGAGGGCAATTATAACCTCCAAAACTATGAAGAGATGTATGAAAAGTTTCAATGGGACCAAGCAGAAGAGCATTTTTCATGGCATACAACAGGAAAAGTCAACTTGGCTTATGAAGCGGTCGACCGACACGCAGAAGGTTCAAAGAAGGATAAAGCAGCCCTGTGTTATCTCAGCAGCACAAGAAATGAAACCTATACATTTAACGATTTAAAACAAATGACAAATAAGGCTGGCAATGTATTAAGAATGAAGGCGGATGTCAAAAAAGGAGACCGAGTATTCATATTTATGCCCCGCTCACCTGAGCTTTATTTTGCTTTATTAGGTGTAATTAAAATCGGAGCCATTGTCGGGCCTTTATTCGAAGCCTTTATGGAGGATGCGGTCAGAGATCGTCTCTACGACAGCTCTGCTAAAGTTCTCATTACAACACCAGAATTATTGGAAAGAGTGCCTGTTCAGGACCTTCCTGCTCTAGAGACGATCTTCCTCATTGGGGAGAACATTGAGGAAAAAGGCCAGTATGTTGACTTTCAAAAGCATTTTCAGGATGCCTCTGCTCAACTTGATATCGAATGGGTGGAAAGAACAGATGGTTTGATTCTTCATTACACTTCTGGTTCAACAGGAAAGCCTAAAGGGGTACTGCATGTTCATAATGCCATGATTCAGCATTATCAGTCAGCGAAATGGGTTCTTGATTTACAGGAAGACGATATTTACTGGTGCACAGCTGACCCAGGCTGGGTAACAGGCACTTCATATGGCATCTTCGGACCTTGGCTGACTGGTACAACAAATATTGTAGCTGGGGGCAGGTTTAGTCCTGAAGGCTGGTACAAGACGATTGAGTCTTTCGGCGTTACTGTATGGTACAGTGCACCTACCTCCTTCAGAATGCTCATGGCTGCAGGGGAACCTGCCTTAAAAAGCCATAATCTCAACTCTTTGCGACATGTATTAAGTGTAGGCGAACCGTTAAATCCAGAGGTTATCCGCTGGGGGCAGGAATCCTTCAAGAAAAGAATCCATGATACATGGTGGATGACAGAGACTGGCGCACAGCTTATATGCAATTATCCATGCATGGAGTTAAGGCTTGGATCAATGGGCAAACCACTTCCTGGTGTTGAGGCGGCCATCCTTGATGATGAGGGAAATATCCTTCCACCTAACCAGATGGGCAACTTGGCCATAAAAAAAGGCTGGCCATCCCTAATGCATACAATCTGGAATAACCAAGAAAAGTATGACAGCTATTTTCCTTTCTCTGATTGGTATGTTTCGGGTGACAGTGCTTATATTGATGAAGAAGGGTATTTCTGGTTTCAAGGCCGTGTTGACGATGTTATCATGACCGCTGGAGAAAGAGTCGGACCTTTTGAAGTTGAAAGTAAGCTGATCGAACATCCAGCTGTTGCAGAAGCAGGTGTTATCGGCAAACCAGACCCTATTAGAGGAGAGATTATCAAGGCTTTTATAGCTCTTAATGATGGTTATACAGAATCTGATCAGCTCAAGGAAGAAATTCGGCAGTTTGTTAAAACAGGCTTAGCCGCACACTCTGCTCCAAGAGAAATTGAATACTGTCAGAAAATACCTAAAACAAGAAGTGGCAAAATTATGCGCCGTGTCTTAAAGGCATGGGAACTTGGACTGCCTACTGGCGATTTATCTACATTAGATGATTAA
- a CDS encoding FecCD family ABC transporter permease, producing the protein MKKNKPGVTKDIYRPKTAAAVIFLGLALLVVTMCLSIIYGAADISVSTVWQSILHYDPQSTQHQIIHRLRWPRAVAAALIGACLAVSGAIMQGMTRNALASPSIMGVTAGAGFMIAIGFAFFPSASNVLLLFLAFLGAGLGIMLVFSIGALSKRGLTPIKLALAGSAVTALLSSIATGIALFFDIAKDISFWYAGGVAGVQWISIKLLLPAAIVGILIALFISRSITVLSLGEDVAAGLGQRTGVVKFLGTIAVLLLTGAAVAVGGTIGFVGLVIPHIVRFIVGPDYRLIIPCSAVIGALLLVISDVGARVVNPPFETPLGAITALIGVPFFLYLARREGRGL; encoded by the coding sequence ATGAAAAAAAATAAACCGGGTGTGACAAAAGATATTTATAGGCCGAAAACAGCTGCAGCTGTCATCTTTCTGGGCCTCGCCCTCTTGGTTGTGACAATGTGCTTATCCATTATATATGGAGCGGCTGATATCAGTGTTTCAACAGTTTGGCAAAGTATCCTTCATTATGACCCGCAATCTACACAGCATCAAATTATCCATCGCCTTCGCTGGCCAAGAGCCGTTGCCGCAGCACTAATCGGAGCATGCTTGGCAGTGTCAGGAGCAATCATGCAAGGGATGACAAGAAATGCCCTTGCTTCCCCATCCATTATGGGGGTGACAGCTGGGGCAGGGTTTATGATTGCAATCGGGTTTGCCTTCTTCCCGTCTGCTTCTAATGTACTACTTCTTTTCCTTGCATTTTTAGGTGCAGGACTGGGCATTATGCTAGTTTTCTCTATTGGGGCCTTATCAAAAAGAGGACTTACACCGATTAAGCTTGCGCTCGCAGGCTCTGCTGTCACTGCACTGCTTAGTTCGATTGCAACTGGAATTGCTCTTTTCTTTGATATAGCAAAGGACATAAGCTTTTGGTATGCTGGCGGAGTTGCCGGGGTTCAATGGATAAGTATCAAATTACTGCTTCCGGCAGCAATCGTGGGAATTCTTATTGCTCTTTTTATCAGCAGATCAATTACTGTTTTAAGCTTAGGTGAAGATGTGGCAGCAGGTCTTGGACAACGCACAGGAGTTGTCAAATTCCTTGGTACTATTGCTGTTTTACTGTTAACAGGTGCAGCGGTTGCTGTTGGAGGTACAATCGGCTTTGTCGGTTTAGTCATTCCTCATATAGTACGATTTATTGTCGGACCCGATTATAGACTAATCATTCCTTGTTCGGCTGTCATTGGTGCACTGCTATTAGTTATATCGGATGTTGGCGCACGTGTCGTCAATCCGCCCTTTGAAACACCATTAGGCGCCATTACTGCATTGATTGGCGTACCATTTTTTCTATATTTAGCCCGTCGTGAAGGGAGAGGATTATGA
- a CDS encoding DUF3231 family protein, which produces MKSTPSITSSEIGILWMSYQQKTMVMRFLEYFIEQAEDPKAKDIMTDLLKEITPYVKKIQKIYEKENVPVPVGFTSKDVNLKAPKLFDNGFDIMFIRLIKEISMGMHTLNLTMAYRSDIMVLFRELTIITQKYYDRCNTYLLEKGLLPRAPYVAVEEGVEFAEEKGYLNGNDFFSERRSLNTVEITHLFHGVETNLIGLQVINGFSQCAEEKEVSNYFAKGGELAKEIATGLGDIILKNDTQLPGFSGGNVTASTIPPFSDKMMMYCISLFCSFSLGGNSLGTAFSLRNDLPAKFSIIMKDVFEYAHEGARLMIKHGWMEEPPQTIKMKAK; this is translated from the coding sequence ATGAAATCGACTCCCTCAATTACTTCATCTGAAATAGGCATACTTTGGATGAGTTATCAACAAAAAACAATGGTAATGAGGTTTTTAGAATACTTTATTGAACAAGCAGAGGATCCAAAAGCAAAAGACATAATGACTGACTTACTTAAGGAAATAACGCCTTATGTTAAAAAAATACAAAAAATTTACGAAAAAGAGAATGTGCCAGTTCCAGTTGGGTTTACAAGTAAAGATGTGAATTTAAAAGCACCAAAGCTGTTTGATAATGGGTTTGACATTATGTTTATCAGGCTTATTAAAGAGATTAGCATGGGCATGCATACACTTAACTTAACGATGGCATATCGAAGTGACATTATGGTGCTTTTTAGGGAATTGACAATCATAACTCAAAAGTACTATGACCGTTGTAACACATATCTGCTTGAAAAAGGATTGCTTCCACGCGCACCGTATGTTGCGGTTGAGGAGGGAGTAGAATTTGCAGAGGAGAAAGGTTATTTAAACGGGAATGATTTTTTCAGCGAGAGAAGGTCGTTAAATACAGTCGAAATCACGCATCTTTTTCATGGGGTTGAGACGAATTTAATTGGATTACAGGTGATAAATGGATTTTCACAATGCGCAGAAGAAAAGGAAGTAAGTAATTATTTTGCCAAGGGAGGGGAGCTAGCAAAGGAAATTGCCACAGGCTTAGGAGATATTATTTTAAAGAATGATACACAGCTTCCTGGCTTTTCAGGAGGAAATGTGACAGCATCTACCATTCCTCCGTTCTCTGATAAGATGATGATGTATTGTATCAGTTTATTTTGCAGTTTTTCCTTGGGAGGAAATTCGCTCGGAACAGCCTTTAGCTTAAGAAATGATTTACCGGCAAAGTTCTCGATTATCATGAAGGATGTCTTTGAGTATGCACATGAAGGTGCAAGGCTGATGATTAAGCATGGATGGATGGAAGAGCCACCGCAGACTATTAAAATGAAAGCGAAATAA
- a CDS encoding VOC family protein has translation MNRINLIALGVRNIADSLAFYKAIGFQASVVGTDEEPVIVFFKNQGSKLELFPLELLAKDINEENPPTVTDGKSFPGFTLAYNAKSVEEVDDIFKRLIETGAEIAKNPRETSWGGYGGYFKDIDGYYWEVAYGPDWEFDETDMLVIN, from the coding sequence ATGAACAGAATTAATTTAATCGCATTAGGAGTGAGGAATATAGCAGACTCGTTAGCCTTTTACAAAGCTATAGGCTTTCAAGCATCTGTAGTTGGTACAGATGAGGAGCCTGTAATTGTTTTCTTTAAGAATCAAGGCTCTAAATTGGAGCTGTTTCCTCTTGAGCTTTTGGCAAAGGATATTAATGAGGAGAATCCTCCAACTGTTACTGACGGAAAAAGCTTTCCAGGGTTTACTCTTGCATATAATGCGAAATCGGTAGAAGAGGTCGATGACATTTTTAAAAGGCTTATTGAGACAGGTGCGGAAATAGCCAAAAACCCAAGGGAGACATCATGGGGAGGGTATGGAGGCTACTTCAAGGATATAGATGGTTATTATTGGGAAGTGGCATATGGGCCAGACTGGGAGTTTGATGAAACAGATATGCTTGTCATCAACTAA
- a CDS encoding DUF975 family protein, which yields MKILSLKREALNALRGNWVASVLLTLIVFAISGLVPLFFEVPLSGGVEAWLLQDTTPIGATLVSTLISLLLIPLSIASIWFFIDLLRGNGPKIADVFNPYKDLGLGLKIIGISIMQSIFLFLWFLLLFVPGVIKSIAYSQTFYLLKDHPEYSTFEAITESRKRMVGLKWKYFLLCLSFIGWGLLAMITFGIGLLWLMPYMSTTFSAFYDNHIADKKNELE from the coding sequence ATGAAAATATTAAGCTTGAAAAGAGAAGCGTTAAATGCGTTAAGAGGCAATTGGGTAGCTTCTGTACTGCTTACTTTAATTGTGTTTGCTATAAGTGGTTTAGTTCCACTTTTTTTTGAAGTTCCGCTAAGCGGAGGGGTTGAGGCATGGCTTTTACAGGATACAACCCCAATAGGAGCTACTTTAGTAAGTACACTTATTTCGCTGCTGCTTATTCCACTTTCTATTGCATCGATTTGGTTTTTTATAGATTTACTGCGTGGAAATGGACCAAAGATCGCGGATGTTTTTAATCCTTATAAGGATTTAGGGCTTGGCTTAAAGATTATTGGAATATCCATTATGCAAAGCATTTTCTTGTTTTTATGGTTTTTGCTATTATTCGTCCCTGGTGTTATTAAATCGATTGCATATTCACAAACATTTTATTTACTGAAGGATCATCCTGAATACTCAACATTTGAAGCTATAACAGAAAGTCGTAAACGTATGGTTGGGCTTAAATGGAAGTATTTCCTGCTTTGTCTTAGCTTCATTGGCTGGGGCTTGCTGGCCATGATTACTTTCGGAATCGGACTTCTTTGGCTTATGCCGTATATGAGCACAACTTTTAGTGCTTTTTATGATAATCATATTGCTGATAAGAAAAATGAATTAGAATAA
- the guaC gene encoding GMP reductase has product MDNVFDYEDIQLIPAKCIVESRSECDTTVTLGGHSFRLPVVPANMQTIIDEKVAAYLAENGYFYIMHRFQPETRKAFIQEMQGKGFIASISVGVKEEEYGFVEELASLNLIPEFITIDIAHGHSNAVIRMIKHIKQHLPASFVIAGNVGTPEAVRELENAGADATKVGIGPGKVCITKIKTGFGTGGWQLAALRWCAKAASKPIIADGGIRTHGDIAKSVRFGASMVMVGSLFAGHEESPGETFEKDGKLFKEYFGSASEFQKGERKNVEGKKMFVEHKGSLQDTLIEMEQDLQSSISYAGGKKLDAIRNVDYVIVKNSIFNGDKVY; this is encoded by the coding sequence ATGGATAACGTATTTGATTACGAAGATATACAGCTAATTCCCGCAAAATGCATCGTAGAAAGCCGTTCAGAATGTGATACAACTGTAACATTGGGCGGACATTCTTTTAGATTGCCAGTTGTTCCTGCAAATATGCAGACAATCATAGATGAAAAGGTTGCTGCGTACTTAGCAGAAAATGGATATTTTTATATTATGCATCGCTTCCAACCAGAAACAAGAAAAGCATTTATTCAAGAGATGCAAGGTAAAGGGTTTATTGCCTCTATTAGTGTAGGCGTTAAAGAAGAGGAATATGGTTTTGTTGAGGAGCTTGCTTCATTGAACCTGATCCCAGAATTCATTACAATTGATATTGCACACGGCCACTCTAACGCCGTAATCAGAATGATCAAGCATATTAAACAACATTTGCCTGCAAGCTTTGTTATTGCTGGTAATGTAGGTACACCTGAAGCTGTCAGAGAGCTTGAGAATGCTGGGGCTGATGCAACTAAGGTCGGTATTGGACCAGGTAAAGTGTGTATCACAAAAATTAAAACTGGCTTTGGAACAGGCGGTTGGCAGCTTGCTGCACTTCGTTGGTGTGCAAAGGCTGCAAGCAAGCCTATTATTGCAGATGGTGGTATTCGCACACATGGAGATATCGCTAAATCTGTTCGCTTCGGTGCTTCTATGGTAATGGTTGGTTCCCTATTCGCTGGACATGAGGAATCTCCTGGGGAAACATTTGAAAAAGACGGAAAACTATTCAAGGAATATTTTGGTTCTGCGTCTGAATTCCAAAAGGGAGAAAGAAAAAACGTAGAAGGCAAAAAAATGTTTGTAGAGCATAAAGGCTCCCTACAAGATACATTAATTGAAATGGAGCAGGACTTACAATCTTCTATTTCATATGCTGGCGGTAAAAAGCTTGATGCCATCCGTAATGTTGATTACGTAATTGTGAAAAACTCCATTTTTAATGGTGATAAAGTATATTAA
- a CDS encoding iron-hydroxamate ABC transporter substrate-binding protein, producing the protein MSKKMTKSLLFASLLLVFAILAACGNNNDSDKNTGTDTTEEAKDRTLKDAMGHEVKVPAEPKAVIGSYLEDELVALGVTPVAQWSIRDGEGVQAYLQESLKDVPTVDSELPYEAVASFKPDLLLMTSAATVEGAKYEQYSNIAPTYVVSEENNNDWRKRLETVGEVLGKEDKAKKVLADYDKKAEEAKASIQDAAKDESAAAIWLVGGQLFIVSENVSSGAVLYGDLGLTVPEVVKEISKTATGNWSSISLEKLAELDADHLFLINSDGDSAETLKDPLWKNIPAVKNGNVYEYGPNTSWLYSGSIANTQIMDDVVESLTK; encoded by the coding sequence ATGTCTAAAAAAATGACTAAATCGCTTTTATTTGCTAGTTTATTACTTGTATTTGCTATATTAGCTGCTTGCGGCAATAATAATGATTCCGATAAAAATACAGGAACAGATACAACAGAAGAAGCAAAAGACCGTACATTAAAAGATGCTATGGGACATGAAGTTAAAGTTCCAGCAGAACCAAAAGCAGTAATTGGTTCTTATTTAGAGGATGAGCTTGTTGCACTTGGTGTTACACCTGTAGCACAATGGTCTATTCGAGATGGCGAAGGCGTACAGGCTTACTTACAAGAATCGTTAAAGGATGTTCCTACAGTTGATTCTGAACTTCCATACGAGGCTGTTGCAAGCTTCAAGCCAGACTTGTTGCTGATGACTTCTGCTGCTACTGTTGAAGGTGCAAAGTATGAGCAATATTCTAATATCGCACCAACATATGTTGTTTCAGAAGAAAACAACAATGATTGGAGAAAAAGACTGGAAACAGTTGGAGAAGTACTAGGTAAAGAAGACAAAGCAAAAAAAGTCTTGGCTGATTACGATAAAAAAGCTGAAGAGGCAAAAGCTAGCATTCAGGATGCTGCAAAGGATGAATCAGCAGCAGCTATTTGGCTTGTGGGCGGACAATTGTTTATTGTTAGTGAAAATGTATCAAGTGGTGCAGTACTTTATGGTGATTTAGGTTTAACAGTGCCAGAAGTAGTAAAAGAAATTTCTAAAACTGCAACTGGTAACTGGTCTTCTATTTCCCTTGAAAAGCTTGCAGAGCTTGATGCAGACCACTTATTCCTGATTAACAGTGACGGCGACAGTGCTGAAACACTTAAAGACCCATTATGGAAAAACATTCCGGCAGTGAAAAATGGTAATGTTTACGAATATGGCCCAAATACTAGCTGGTTATACTCTGGATCTATTGCTAATACACAAATCATGGATGATGTTGTAGAAAGCTTAACGAAATAA
- a CDS encoding amino acid ABC transporter ATP-binding protein, with the protein MEKVIEIQHLSKAFGSHEVLKDIDFSVKKGEVVSIIGSSGSGKSTLLRCVNLLEKPSGGQIIYKGENILDDKHDISAYRRRLGMVFQQFNLFNNHNVLSNCVVGQVKVLKRSKAEAEKIALKYLKVVGMDRYVNAKPKQLSGGQKQRVAIARALSMEPDVMLFDEPTSALDPEMVGEVLKVMKELAESGLTMLIVTHEMEFAREVSDRIVFMDKGVIAEEGTPEQIFLNPTQERTKEFLKRTLK; encoded by the coding sequence ATGGAAAAAGTCATTGAGATTCAGCATTTAAGCAAAGCCTTTGGTAGCCATGAAGTGCTTAAAGACATTGACTTCTCAGTTAAAAAAGGAGAAGTTGTCAGCATTATCGGCTCTTCAGGTTCCGGAAAATCGACCCTTCTTCGTTGTGTCAATCTTTTGGAAAAGCCAAGCGGTGGTCAAATAATCTACAAGGGGGAAAACATTCTTGATGATAAGCATGATATTTCCGCTTATCGCAGAAGATTAGGAATGGTTTTCCAGCAATTCAATCTCTTTAATAATCATAATGTTTTAAGCAACTGCGTAGTAGGGCAAGTCAAGGTATTGAAGCGTTCAAAGGCGGAAGCAGAAAAAATAGCGCTAAAATACTTAAAAGTAGTAGGGATGGATCGTTACGTAAATGCCAAGCCAAAACAGCTGTCAGGCGGTCAAAAACAGCGTGTTGCTATCGCAAGAGCGCTGTCAATGGAGCCAGATGTAATGTTGTTTGATGAGCCGACTTCAGCACTTGATCCAGAAATGGTTGGTGAGGTATTGAAAGTAATGAAGGAGCTTGCTGAGTCAGGACTTACAATGCTGATTGTTACCCATGAGATGGAATTTGCTAGAGAGGTTTCAGACCGAATAGTGTTTATGGACAAGGGTGTCATTGCAGAGGAAGGCACTCCTGAGCAAATCTTCCTGAACCCAACTCAAGAGCGTACAAAGGAATTTTTGAAGCGCACATTAAAATAG